The genomic DNA TTTTCATCCCATGATAGTACCTCCTTTCAATACCCGCGTTGCTACCAAAAGATGAGGCAAACTTTTGATGTCCTTCCTTTTTCTTATGCTTTGAATCGAGTAAGAAAAAACAAGCTTACCGTGCTAGAAAGTTGCCATAGCATAGACCAGCAAAACAGTGACATGATTCTACTTTTGAAAGGACAAGTTCACTGATGGAAATGCTCCACTTTATCACCAATTATATCACCCTGTGAGATCAGGGGAAATGCAAAGTTCTTGGAAGTCACTACCACTTTGTGCAGAGGGCACTTGTTGCGAAATAGATCCTCATAGGGGTGCGCAGAAACACCAGTTAGTCAAGGCAGATAGATATTTCTGCCTGTCAATGAAAAGCAACTTTCAACCATTTTTCCAAGTGATGGCACAAGTCACAAGTGAAAAGCTGAAGGGAGAGGAGGAAAGGGCCAAGGTAAGATAATTTACTCGCATCATGACATAAAGTAATTATTGACTGGTCGTAACTAAGACATAAAACGACTGCTTGTATTTGAAAACTTTTatctgacttttttttttttcaagacgTAAAACTTCGGTGTGTTTTGTGTTGACTCCCTTTTGACGATTTCCATTCTTCAGCAGAGCATGGATTCATTAGTGAGTTCAATTGGAACTTTCTTttagggagaaaaaaaaactatctgACTGAAGCTGACTAAACCATGAGAACAGACACTGATCCACGCATAGTAAAAGGGAGTAGAACATTTCTCTTTCTGAGAGCAATATTTGATATTTCAGCGTGGGAAAAGTGGACTGGCTACTGAACTCTAATTACTGCAAAGATGTTGGAACCAGCCCTTGATACACTCGGATTCTTCACTCTCTCACGCACGgacggaggaggaagatgatgaACAGCACACACACGATAATGGCGACGAACGCCCCGGCCGCACGGACGGCCTGTATGTTGGCTACGCCCAGGAACGCACGTTCCACCTGCCTACACCTTGCCTCGCTCTGTCTAACGCTCACACACAGAGGGAAtccgaggaggaagatgaacagtgaTTTTCGGCGACGAACGCCGCGGAGCCAATAGCTCCGGTATCTTGGCCTTGATTCAACTAAAAATGGACTCGGCAAGTCACAACCGTAAGAGTACACAGGCTAAATAGGTCAGGGAAAGCTCATCTCCAAGCCGGCCCTTGTGCCCACGAACTGCATGAACGGCTCAGCGACGGCACGAGATCCACTCGCTCGTTCCGCACGTCGCGACACTCCTCCCTGCAGATCAGGACACGCACCCCATCCCTCTCAAGGACTCGGCTCAAAGTTACACAGGATGTACATGGCCTTTTTGTAGCCCCATTTTGGCGACGCAGCGCCCACACGACTCCCACCACACCGATCTTCCTGCGCACGTACGCTTCCTGGAGACCCGGCCGTTCTGCCGTTCGTGAGCTCCTACTCCACCGGGAGAACCGGTCTTCCAGTGTTGATCCGTGGCCCGTCGTGCTCCTACGCCGATGCCGCCAACCGCTCACTCCTGGCCATTCCTGCTGCTGCAATCCTAACAGAACGCGCGCACACGCGAACTAACTAGCTAACTATCTACGCATGCATGGACTAGCACAAACTAATCTACATGCAAGCATGCAACACATGCATGCGCTTACCACAGGCACACCGTGAACAAATCACGTCCTAGCCAAAATGCAACCTATGCAATCTAACTAGTCAAGATTAGTGCTAACAATTTCCCCCCTAATCTTGACTCCGCCGCGCGTCCTGTCGTACAGGAGCGCCGGCTCACGCCTCTTCCATCTTGACTTGCAGTTGCCGGAGTTGCTGCAGCTCTCCCGTTGTCTTCATCGCCACGGCCGCCGTTGCAGCCTCCCGACGTGACACGGCCACTGCTGCGTGCCTCAACTCCACGCGAACGTCGAAGCCTTCTCCGGCGACACACGCCACTTCTCTCCGTCTCCGGCGACACACGCCGTTCGACGCATGGCAGGACCCTCCGGCGTCTTCTTCGGCTCCGTCGACACACGCGCGTTAGCCATGGGAGCAGCGCCACACGCCGCAGCCCCATCTTCTTCCTCAGCGACACACGCCGAGCTTCTTCTCCACCGGCGATGGATGTAGATAAGCGTGCCCGACAGGATCGACACACGATCGATAGCCGTAGCGCCTCCATTGGTGATCACGCGCAAGGGCCGCACACGGCCGTGCAACCTTGCCGCACCGCACCACGCCGTCAGACTGCCGGCCAGCACCCGCGCGCCTTCGGCAACGGGAACGAATCCCATGATAACCAAGCTCTTGATACCAAATGTTGGAACCGGGCCGCCGACGCACAGCGTGCCCGCCACACACCCCAGGCCGTCGGGCCGCGACATACGCGCCCAGGCCGTCGGGCCGCGACATACGCGCCCGAACGCATAGCAGCGGGTCTTAGGTCTGTTGGGCCATCACTCCCCCCAAAAAGCTAGCCCATTAGGGGGATGTGCCCTCAACCATATAAACCATACTTGCCCACCCACAACTCACCATGTGGGACTATTCCCAATAAAAAACAGCTAGGCAAATGTTGAGAGCTGCCTGCAAGAACTTTGGTGATGCAAAGTCGCTGTTTAACAGCGTCACGTTGCTTTCCCAGCTTCAAGAATGTACAAAGAAATGGAGACAGGCATGCGTGGTGGGATTTGGACATGTAAAAGGACACTGAGGACGATTGAATTGTCGGGCATTCGATGAAGGGTAACAGGTCGATCCAGGAACAGATTCCTGCATTTTCATGTGTGTGTTTAAGAGTCCAGCAGTCTGTTGTTCTGGGGTGGAGATGGTGAATAGCTGATGCCGAACTAGCTACAGAGCTAGCTGGTAGCTCTTCAGGCATCCAAGAAAGGACTTGGATTATGAAACTATTGCGGGTGACTTTACAAGCACAAAAGGTGAAGATGCGGTAAAGCTGACCTCCACATGGTTTAGTGGCATATATCAGCAGTGGTCAGCATTCTGTCATGCGCCACTGAATAAAACCTAAGCAAGCAGGAGTAGCGCGTCAGTGCATCCAATGTGGAGCATTCAGGAATAAAAAAGGGTAAGAAGTATGAGCCACATAGAAGTAGCATTAATGGGTCTTTTACGGTACCTTCAGCCCTTGAAGAACCAAGGCCTGTAAACCAGGTGAGCTGAATTGTGAATTCTGATGtcgaagaagatgagaagaaaagGTGATTCCGGTCGAGATCACCCAGCTCCCCGAATGCTGTGCAATCTTCTTCGGGGACCCGATCCACGTCACCCGTTTACCCGGTAACCGTCGGATCCGCACAAGACACAATATTGGCCGTTGGATCGGATCTCACCCGCAAACCCGGACCATGCAGTGGATCGGGCCTCCTACCTGTTAAGTGGACCGGGCATGTAGATCGGCCTGTTAAGCCAGACCTGGGCGCCCGTACAGGCTCCCGGCGTGCacgcccgccgccggcagcccggCACGTCGTCGCTGCACCACACCTCTTGCCTCCGCCGGCGCTGAGAGGGGCAGATCCGTTCCCGGTCTGGGTAGATTTGCCACTTCCAAGCCAATATCCGAAGGCTCCTTGTATAGATGGCCATTTGGCCCGATACCCATGGGGGCCCTAAGCCCGGCCCATATTAGCCCGACCCGAGCACGGCACGGGCCCGAATATTATTGGGCTCGGGCCGGCATGGGCACGATAGCCGGGCCGTGCCTAGGCCTCAATCCTGGCCCATGGACACGTCCAAGCACGGCCCGAAAAAAAAGCCGGCCCGATTGGCCCgatgggcggcacggcggcctAGGCACAGCCCACGGCCCGCTCCCCAGGCCAGGCCagcaaaagagccgttggaggcCTGCTGCCGGCCCAGCCCAGCGGAGCGGGTATGTAAGGGGCGCCGGCCTCCATTCGCTCGCCCCCGGCCTCCATTCGCTCGCCCCGCCCGTCCCCgacccctctcggcctctccgctcccctcgcggcctcgcctaaccctaaccctagatcaAGCCTCTCCGCTCCCCTCCCGTCTCCGTCTCGATCTGACCATCTTCTCCAACTccggtcgccggctcgccgccgttgGCCATCCACTCTaccctcttctcttttttcctcCCTACTTTTGCATCTTCACCGATTGACTCGCTTCCTCAACTCAAATCTGTCCCCAAACCCGGTCATCCCTCTATAAATCTCGTAGATCCGGCCGTCCTCGATCTCGCCGGCGTCCTTGGTGCTCCGGATCTGGTAAGTCCCTAAACACTAACAtgttttttttcagtttttttatttctttctcttgttcTGATCTTTTTGACCTCTCTGCGCAGTTGCTCGGCCGATGCAAAGCCGTTGGGGTACCTGAGGGGGCTGGATATGGGGTCTTTGGACCCTAACCGGCAGCTTGGTTCCCTCGGTTTTGCCAGCCGACGCGAAGCCGTGACGCGCCGAAGGCCTGGCCTGCGGCCTGCCCTCCAGGccatggacgacgacgagggccACACCATCAACGATGAGTTGCGGATGATGGGCCTGGAGGGGGACGACGAGGACGGTATGGAGGAGGAACGGGAGGAGCTTTTTGGTCGGCGTGGTAATGTGGAAGTAATCataccccctccccctcccgttGGTGTTGGTGGTGCCAGTGCGGGTGCTGATGCTGGTGTAGGTGCCGGTGCTGGTACTAGCGCTGGTGGCGCTGGTGGTGCAGCTGACGGTGCCGCGCCGGACTCTGTCAGCCACGCCGGCGAGAAGCGGGGACGGCCCTGCACCTCCAAGGTGTGGGACGAGTACGAGAAGCTTTTCAAGCAGATCAATGGTAAGACCGTCAGGTATGGAGCCAAGTGCCTTCACTACAAATCCGTCCTTTCTGGCTTTTCCAGTAGCAGCACTGGCCATCTTAGTCGGCATCTTCTAACTTGCCGTAGTAAGAAAAAGAAGTCTGGTGCTCAGTCAATCCTTAGTTTTGACGCTGACGGTAGTGTGGTTTCCTGGGAGTGCAGTCCTGATGTGGCTCGTACTCAATTGTGCCGTTTGATTGCAAAGCTTGATCTGTCTCTAGGGTTTGGTAAAACAAATGAGTTTAAAGAGTACATTCAGATTGCTCATAACCCTAGATTTACTCCTGTTAGTAGGCAGACCACTACTAGAGATATTGCCAAGTACTTTAGTGAACGCCGTGATGATCTTGTGAAGTACTTAAGCTCTAATTTTGTTAGCTCTGTTGGTCTTACCTCTGATATATAGTCTGGTAATGCTAAGGAAGATTACCTTAGTGTGGTTTGTCATTATGTTAATTCTGATTGGCAACTAGAGAAGAGAGTGTTGGGTCTCAGCCTTATTGATGTCAGTCACAGTGGTGACAACATTGCTGAGCGTGTGCACACTGTGATCTCAGACTTTGGCTTGACTAATAAGGTGTTCTCTATCACTCTAGATAATGCTTCTGCTAATGTCTCTGCTATGGAAGCACTGACACCTTTAATTAGAGGTTATATTGGTGATGAATACTTGCATCAGAGATGTGCATGCCATATAATTAATTTGATTGTTAAGTCTGGCTTGAAAAGGCTTAAACCTTACTTGGAAGCATTTAGGACTGCTATTTCATTTGTGAACTCTTCTAACCAGCGTATTGCTGCTTATAAGTCCTACTATATTGCTGTGGGTGTGAGGCCTAGGAAATTTCAATTGCTGGGCAacttaaaaattatgaaaatgacAGAATGCTTAGAGAGGTGGTAATTCCTATGAAATCTAAATACCTTAAGTAATGGAATGACATACCTCTGCTTTATTCCATTGCATTCATAATAGATCCTAGAGCTAAAATAAAAGGTTTTAGCAATGCTCTCAGGCTGCTCTCTAGTTTAACTGGTACTGACTATTCTGCTTATTTTACCTCTGTGAGAGCTGCTCTGTCTGACATGTTTGGCAAGTATGAAAGCAAGTTTGGTTCTATTAGATTGGCAAGGCCTACACATAAACATTCTACTGGTAAGAAAAAAGCTCAATGGGATAAGATCCTTGGTGATGGTTCTACTTCTACTACTTCTCTTGGGTCTGGTCTTGGCAGTGTTAGTACTGGTGGCTCTTTTACTGTTCCTCTTAGTAGGAGGACATCTGCAAGTGCTTTGCTGCAAGCAGCAAGCACTGGTGGTACATATGGTATTTCTTCTGAACTTACTGCCTACCTAGATAGTGACACTGTCAACCAGTTtgatgatgatttcaacatctTGACCTGGTGGCATGAGCACAAACAGTCTTATCCAGTACTTTCTATCTTAGCTAAGGATGTTTTAACTGTGCCTGTTTCTACCATCTCTTCAGAATCTACCTTTAGTCTAACTGGCAAGATCATAGAGGAGAGGAGACGTCAGTTGAAGACAGAGATGGTAGAAATGCTCACATGCATCAAAGACTGGGAGGCTGCAGATGAAAGAGCTCAGCACATGGTGGAGGATGGAGACCTGGAGGCAGCTTATGAAGATCAGTACCTTGATGAAACTCCAGCACAAGCTGCTGTGCAATAGGATAGTTTATTTGCACTGTATGACTATGAGATTAACTTAACACTGGAACTTGAACTAATGAGCTGGGCTGTACTCTTTTTTCCTATCTAGGGTTTTCTCACGAGGTGTGAGTTTTTACCTagataggtttttaatgaggcagccaTTGCACAAAACAGTTCATCCTTGATATTTTGTTGATTTCTGTCATTTTTTGTTACTCAAGATGAATCGATCTGTTGAATGAGCCATATTGCGATTTTAGTGCCTAGCCTCGTGCCTGGGCACTTGGGCAGCACGAGCCcggcgggcggcacggcacggcccggccCGAAAGGGTTtagtgccgtgcctgggcctcaAGTCCGGCACGttgggcggcacggcacggcacgaaagTCTTTTCGTGCCCAGGCGTGCCGTGCCTAGTCGTGCCGTGCCTAGGTGTGCCTGGGCCGGgtcgtgccgtgccgcccatttggccatctatagtTCCCTGTCGAACCACACCTTCTTGAGCGCCACCAAGCGGCCGATGGCGACCTCTCGCTCCCGGAGCACGCTGCTGTAGATCCCCTGCCGACCTTCTCCAGCTTCTCGAAGCTCTCGGCTCCGAGCGGCACCCACCCCTGCACGGCCTCGGCAGCCACCACGCTTATCCACGACGGCCACCCGGCGGCCGCCTGCTTGCCCTCcacgcaccgccgccgcacactccatcgccgccgccccgctggcGCGGCGGGCCGGGCACTCGCGCTCCCTCCCTACAGCTCCACGAAGTCAAGGCGGCGAGCCACCCCGGAGACAGAAGACGGCGGAGGAgcaaaaacagaggagggggcgctTTCCTCTCTCCTCTATTGCGGCTCCACCCGGCGGCTAAGGCTATCTGCACTCGTCATACTCCAAACTCACTCTCTAAACTGAATATTTTGTCctggtcatcaagattctctgCTCTATATCTCATTCTTCCGCACCCATCCACTCTCTATATCTCCTCTCTATATCAACTACCAACTACAGAACCCACGTGTCAGAAAATTTTTAACCTTTTCACCCCTCCGCaactccccctccctcccactcctctctctctccacccgGCGCACCCGCAGCCTCACCGGCGCTCCTCCTcaccctccctcgccggcgctccTCCTCACCCTCCCTCGCGGACGCCTCCCCCCGGAGCTCGGGGCCGCAGGCCCCTGGAGCTTGcggtggccaccgccgccgccgccccccccgGAGCTCGCGGACAGCAACAGCGCACGCTTGCGCAAGccagcggcgaggcggggcggggAGCAGGCCAGCGcgcagggaggcggcggcgcccggcaggCACGGGGACCGCAGCGCGCgggaaggcggcggccatggccgggGCGGCCATGCCCCTGGtccgggcggcgcggcccctCTCATGCCCCCTCCGTGCGGCCCCTCCCCTACTCCGAGCGGCGTGGGGCTGAGGCCACGACGggccaggcggtggcggcgcggccatggcgaggcagGGCGGGCTCGCGTGGGGCGGGGCGGCCAGCACGGCGGGGGCCGGGCTGCTCGGCTCTGCTCGAGcgccctgctccctccgccgcgcctcctcgccggctccggcggcggagcctcgcgcccccccccccccccggtcgcCGCGAGCAGGGGCCGAGCGCGCCGGGCTCCCTCTCggccgagctgcagcggcgcagCCGGGCAGCTTCGGGGGgcgcccgccccctcccccacgAGCTGCTCTGCTGCTCGAGCTTCCCGCGGCACTgctcgggcgccgccgccctgctctgctctgcccgccccctcccccgtaGGTTGCCAGCAGCGCGCGCGTCCGGGCCTACCTACCCCTCCGCCCGGGGCCATGGAGGCCGGCCACTGCCCCCTCCGCCGTCTCTGCCCTCCTTGTCCACCCTcccggcttcggcggcggcggcgcggcgcggccgagccTGCCCGCACCAGACCGGGTGCaaggggctggcggcggcggacaggCTCGGCCCCCTCACCGGCGCGCTAGACGAGCGGTGGGCGAGCGGGGGCGTGGTCCCTGACGAGCAGCCCTGGATCTCGCGGGCGAGCGAGGCGGCTGCGCGCGCGTTGCGTGGGGCCCGCGCCATGCTGGCCGGTAGCGCAGCTTCTGTATTGCGCTGGGCATGGCGGACGGGACTCTCGTCCGCAACACTTGCAGATGGGATTGAGAGCCCCGCTGTAGCAAAAATTTTCTCTATCCCATACTCAAGGACGGGATACAGATCCCCAGTGCAGAGAGCCTAAAGATAGCAACGAAGGAGATGGAAGTCAATCACACATTCccagacaaaaaaaaaggagcgTCCAGCATAGAGAGGATAAGAACAAATGTAAAAAATAAAGATATGTAGATAATGCATAGTGATACTACGTACTCCGTAGACCAGTGCTATATTCATTCCTTTTGTTAAATAATAGATTAATATATATGGATGCAATATCCTAATTTAAGCATACCCTGTATCTAATATGTACGACCGTATGGATTGATTCAAATACAAGTAGTTTTCTCAAGTAGTTacgaacaattttttttttaaaaaaaagacaatAATTTTACTATCATTAAGCTACAACTACAAACCAATTTGATTATCGGTAGCTAATCAAAATTGATTTTTACAAAATCAATTTGTCATGGACGACAAAACTTCCAGAGCAGCCTGGTCTGCTCGGCCCGTTACACCACACAAGAATATATACTATTATTAAGCCACAAATACAAATCAATTTGATTATCAGTAGCTAATCAAAATTGATTTTTACAAAATCAATTTGTCATGGGCAATAAAACTTCCAGAACGGCCTGGTCTGCTCGGCCCGTTACAACAAGGGAGACGTCCGCTGAAAAGAATGTTCCACACCGTTCCAAACAGGTCACCAAAACTCTACCGCTGGGAAACAACAAACATATATATAATATGTACACGCTGCATCAGTACATCTTCTACTATTGTCTTCAACAACTCCTCCATTCTACTACTATTCCTTCTCTCCACTTCGTGCACTAACCCAAAATCAGGAACTCAACGCCACTGAAGAAAGTCAAAGCAACAAATCGACAGGTAAGCTGATCTGTTCCCTTAATTTGAAGATTCTCAATAATTAGATTGCAAACCCACAAAATCAACATTTGGTATATGCAGACAATGGCCAACAACATCAGTTGCTACTAAAACAATAAATTTCCCTTGACGAAATCCATTTAGTGTCCTCTCACGCTGATACTGTCAAATATCACCATGAAGTGCCTCATAAGCAATACTGGTCAGTGCCAATGAAACCTCATCTGGCAATCCTACAGTATGTTTGAAATCAAAACTGTGAAAAAATGACACGGCAGAGCAATGATGCTCTGAAGTCTGAAGTATGCATCGTGCTTCAAAATGAATTTTGGATTAATGGAAAAAGGTCCACTGACATGCACATAAGTTTTTTTGATCATCAATCACACATAAGTTGGTGATGAGATCGATGTCCAAACCTTTCTATCATTGTGAATGCAAAGAGAACCTCTAAAGCTTGCATTAAGATAGTGTTTAGAAATCTGAAATCCATGTCACCAACCAACTAGACATATCTTGTAGCTGAAAGAACTTGATTCAGGTACAGCTATTGGGCTCATATCGTGCTCACCGCCAATCTTTTTCCTGTGAGAAGGAATGTGATTCTTCTGGtcaatattatttttaataggATAGTATTAACATTTTTTGCCCATAGGGTATTTCAAACTTCTTATCGTAGGCTAATGATCAAAGGGAAATGAGCAGGGGGTAAAAAGTAGGATGAAGTGCTCTCCCCAGATAAAAAAGCAAGTGTTCTTGCCTGATTAAAAAAACCAAAAAGCATGGACAGGTCCAACGAAGCCCAGCAATTAAAGGCAATGCTGCTCTCAGTGGCCAGATCTAGCCTATATACGTGGCAGATGCACGTTTCACACAAGAATTCAAGAATCACAGTCTCGCACGTTTCAGCTTAATATATAAACTGAATCCATATATGTTTAATATACGTGGCAGATGCATGGATGAAATTATGTTCTCAGGCAGAAAAAATTATACACCATGTAAGAGTAAAAATTATACCTATATGTTTAAAACAAACATGCGCTAGCTATTTGTACCATTTAATTTATCACAAGGGTCAACAAAGTCAAACAGAAAAGTGAGAATAGGGGAGGGAAAAGCATCTAAAATTTCCATGAGCTACATAAACACACCGTATTTAGATCGCTAAGGATGGTGCGTTTTGATGTCGCTGTGACTGATCACCAACCTAATTGAACAAATGACACAAATAATTTATTACGGCATAAAGATACAAGAAAAGTAAGGAGTAAACATAGAAATGTGCCAACAATTATTTCACAAAGGAATCACAGGGACCTTCAATTGCAAGTCCAACTACATTCATGCCATAACCCAGACCAGAGTTCATGAAATTTAATAGCGTTAAGCTATCTATCCTTCACAAACCTATTCGATAGAATTAGAAATATACATTCCACACTCTAAGTAGGGAAAAAAATAATAGCTTACCCTGTATTGATCTGCCTCAATACTTCACCAATTACTCACGCTAGCTGCAGTTTTTCTCATCAACCACATTTTAATGTTGCTATTTCGATTGTACTGTGCAATGAATCTTTCTTCTACTACATAGATCAACTCcacttctatttttcttttttcaaggACTATACTAACGACTTGATGTACTATTTGTTGCCCAAAAAATAGCCTGCGAAAATAAGCTAACCAATAATCAGATATATAAAACTGATATATATGTAAGCCTCCATATATATAAGCGACAATATTTACAGAAAAATTTCAAGGCATATATACAGCACATAAATGGCACGAACAAAAAGGAAATATCAAACAAATATTGAgccaaaatataaaaaatttagaCAAGAAAGAATTTCAGTGctccagaaaaagaaaaggaaaagaaatgatGAGACCAGTGATGAAGCAACTGAAAAGAATAAAAGGGTAATAATACCTGCACCAGACACACACCATTCGTATCTGAATAGTTGTCGAGGTATGGTATCTTTCTCAACTGAATATATTGAGCAATTGAAACAAACATATAATGAAAGGTCATATTTAGGCAAACCTATCTATAGATGCA from Panicum virgatum strain AP13 chromosome 7N, P.virgatum_v5, whole genome shotgun sequence includes the following:
- the LOC120680645 gene encoding uncharacterized protein LOC120680645 isoform X2; the protein is MGSLDPNRQLGSLGFASRREAVTRRRPGLRPALQAMDDDEGHTINDELRMMGLEGDDEDGMEEEREELFGRRADGAAPDSVSHAGEKRGRPCTSKVWDEYEKLFKQINGKTVRYGAKCLHYKSVLSGFSSSSTGHLSRHLLTCRSKKKKSGAQSILSFDADGSVVSWECSPDVARTQLCRLIAKLDLSLGFGKTNEFKEYIQIAHNPRFTPVSRQTTTRDIAKYFSERRDDLVKYLSSNFVSSVGLTSDI
- the LOC120680645 gene encoding uncharacterized protein LOC120680645 isoform X1, which encodes MGSLDPNRQLGSLGFASRREAVTRRRPGLRPALQAMDDDEGHTINDELRMMGLEGDDEDGMEEEREELFGRRGNVEVIIPPPPPVGVGGASAGADAGVGAGAGTSAGGAGGAADGAAPDSVSHAGEKRGRPCTSKVWDEYEKLFKQINGKTVRYGAKCLHYKSVLSGFSSSSTGHLSRHLLTCRSKKKKSGAQSILSFDADGSVVSWECSPDVARTQLCRLIAKLDLSLGFGKTNEFKEYIQIAHNPRFTPVSRQTTTRDIAKYFSERRDDLVKYLSSNFVSSVGLTSDI